A window of Oncorhynchus kisutch isolate 150728-3 linkage group LG10, Okis_V2, whole genome shotgun sequence contains these coding sequences:
- the LOC109898422 gene encoding signal transducer and activator of transcription 3 isoform X6: MAQWNQLQQLETRYLEQLYHLYSDSFPMELRQFLAPWIESQDWAYAANKESHATLVFHNLLGEIDQQYSRFLQENNVLYQHNLRRIKQHLQSKYLEKPMEIARIVARCLWEEQRLLQTATTAAQDGTASHPSGTVVTEKQQILEHNLQDIRKRVQDMEQKMKMLENLQDDFDFNYKTLKSQGDNPPNSSPICSELSQDMNGNSQAAATRQKMSQLEQMLSALDQLRRQIVTEMAGLLSAMDFVQKNLTDDELADWKRRQQIACIGGPPNICLDRLETWITSLAESQLQIRQQIKKLEELQQKVSYKGDPIIQHRPALEEKIVDLFRNLMKSAFVVERQPCMPMHPDRPLVIKTGVQFTNKVRLLVKFPELNYQLKIKVIIDKESGDVAAIRGSRKFNILGTNTKVMNMEESNNGSLSAEFKHLTLREQRCGNGGRTNSDASLIVTEELHLITFETEVYHQGLKIDLETHSLPVVVISNICQMPNAWASILWYNMLTNHPKNVNFFTKPPVGTWDQVAEVLSWQFSSTTKRGLTIEQLTTLAEKLLGPCVNYSGCQITWAKFCKENMVGKGFSFWVWLDNIIDLVKKYILALWNEGYILGFISKERERAILSPKPPGTFLLRFSESSKEGGITFTWVEKDISGKTQIQSVEPYTKQQLNSMSFAEIIMGYKIMDATNILVSPLVYLFPEIPKEDAFGKYCRPEAAPEAELGDPCSTIQPYLKTKFICVTPTNSGNTSDLFPMSPRTLDSLMHNEAEANPGPLDSLTLDMELSSDVASPM; encoded by the exons ATGGCCCAGTGGAACCAGTTGCAGCAGCTGGAGACCAGGTACCTGGAGCAGCTGTACCACCTGTACAGCGACAGCTTCCCCATGGAGCTCCGGCAGTTCCTCGCCCCCTGGATCGAAAGCCAGGACTG GGCGTACGCAGCGAACAAGGAGTCCCACGCCACGCTGGTGTTCCACAACCTGCTGGGGGAGATTGACCAGCAGTACAGCCGCTTCCTGCAGGAGAACAACGTGCTCTACCAGCATAACCTGCGGCGCATTAAGCAGCACCTGCAGTCCAAGTACCTGGAGAAACCCATGGAGATCGCCCGCATCGTAGCCCGCTGCCTCTGGGAAGAGCAGAGGCTGCTGCAGACCGCCACCACCGCCGCACAGGACGGAACGGCGTCTCACCCGTCTGGCACTGTGGTGACGGAGAAACAACAGATCCTGGAGCACAACCTGCAGGACATCAGGAAGAGGGTGCAG GATATGGAACAAAAGATGAAGATGCTTGAGAATCTCCAGGATGATTTTGACTTCAACTACAAGACCCTTAAAAGTCAGGGTG ATAACCCACCCAACTCCTCTCCTATTTGCTCAGAGTTGTCCCAGGACATGAATGGGAACAGCCAGGCGGCAGCCACCCGGCAGAAGATGTCTCAGCTGGAACAGATGCTGAGTGCTCTGGACCAGCTCAGGAGG CAAATCGTGACTGAGATGGCAGGGCTGCTGTCAGCCATGGACTTTGTACAGAAGAACCTGACAGATGACGAGCTGGCTGACTGGAAGAGGAGGCAGCAGATTGCCTGCATCGGAGGACCACCCAACATTTGCCTGGACCGCTTGGAGACATG GATTACTTCCCTGGCTGAGTCTCAGCTGCAGATCCGCCAGCAGATCAAGAAGCTGGAGGAGCTCCAGCAGAAGGTGTCCTATAAGGGAGACCCCATCATCCAGCACCGGCCCGCTCTGGAGGAGAAGATAGTGGACTTGTTCAGGAACCTCATGAAGAG TGCGTTCGTGGTGGAAAGGCAGCCTTGTATGCCCATGCATCCAGACAGACCACTGGTCATCAAGACAGGTGTGCAGTTCACCAACAAAGTCAG ATTACTGGTGAAGTTTCCAGAATTGAATTACCAACTGAAGATCAAAGTTATTATTGACAA GGAATCTGGGGACGTGGCTGCCATTCGAGG GTCCCGAAAGTTCAACATCCTAGGTACCAACACCAAGGTGATGAACATGGAGGAGTCCAACAATGGCAGTCTGTCAGCAGAGTTCAAACACCTG ACCCTGAGGGAACAGAGGTGTGGCAATGGTGGCAGGACCAACAGTGAT GCCTCCCTGATCGTTACAGAGGAGCTCCACCTCATCACCTTTGAGACAGAGGTCTACCACCAGGGCTTGAAGATCGACCTGGAG ACCCATTCTCTACCAGTGGTGGTCATCTCCAACATCTGCCAGATGCCCAACGCCTGGGCCTCCATCCTGTGGTACAACATGCTGACcaaccaccccaag AATGTGAACTTCTTCACCAAGCCTCCGGTGGGGACGTGGGATCAGGTAGCGGAGGTGCTGAGCTGGCAGTTCTCCTCCACCACTAAGAGAGGCCTGACCATCGAGCAGCTCACCACCCTGGCTGAGAAACTACTAG GCCCGTGTGTGAACTACTCTGGATGCCAGATCACCTGGGCCAAGTTCTGCAAA GAGAACATGGTGGGTAAAGGCTTCTCTTTCTGGGTATGGCTGGACAACATCATTGACCTGGTCAAGAAGTACATCCTGGCTTTGTGGAATGAAGG GTATATTCTGGGTTTCATcagtaaggagagggagagggccaTCCTGAGCCCTAAGCCTCCTGGTACCTTCCTGCTGCGCTTCAGTGAGAGTAGTAAGGAGGGAGGCATCACCTTCACCTGGGTGGAGAAGGACATCAGTG ggaAGACTCAGATCCAGTCGGTGGAGCCTTACACCAAGCAGCAGCTCAACAGCATGTCCTTTGCGGAGATCATTATGGGATACAAGATCATGGACGCCACCAACATCCTGGTGTCTCCGCTGGTCTACCTTTTCCCAGAGATCCCCAAGGAGGACGCCTTCGGGAAGTACTGCCGACCAGAAGCTGCTCCAGAGGCGGAGCTCGGCGACCCGTGTAGTA CCATTCAACCATACTTAAAGACAAAGTTCATCTGTGTAACCCC CACCAACTCTGGTAACACCAGTGACCTGTTTCCCATGTCCCCTCGCACCCTGGACTCTCTGATGCACAACGAGGCTGAGGCCAACCCTGGCCCGCTGG ACTCCCTCACTCTGGACATGGAGTTGAGCTCTGACGTGGCGTCACCCATGTGA
- the LOC109898422 gene encoding signal transducer and activator of transcription 3 isoform X2 has protein sequence MAQWNQLQQLETRYLEQLYHLYSDSFPMELRQFLAPWIESQDWAYAANKESHATLVFHNLLGEIDQQYSRFLQENNVLYQHNLRRIKQHLQSKYLEKPMEIARIVARCLWEEQRLLQTATTAAQDGTASHPSGTVVTEKQQILEHNLQDIRKRVQDMEQKMKMLENLQDDFDFNYKTLKSQGDNPPNSSPICSELSQDMNGNSQAAATRQKMSQLEQMLSALDQLRRQIVTEMAGLLSAMDFVQKNLTDDELADWKRRQQIACIGGPPNICLDRLETWITSLAESQLQIRQQIKKLEELQQKVSYKGDPIIQHRPALEEKIVDLFRNLMKSAFVVERQPCMPMHPDRPLVIKTGVQFTNKVRLLVKFPELNYQLKIKVIIDKESGDVAAIRGSRKFNILGTNTKVMNMEESNNGSLSAEFKHLTLREQRCGNGGRTNSDASLIVTEELHLITFETEVYHQGLKIDLETHSLPVVVISNICQMPNAWASILWYNMLTNHPKNVNFFTKPPVGTWDQVAEVLSWQFSSTTKRGLTIEQLTTLAEKLLGPCVNYSGCQITWAKFCKENMVGKGFSFWVWLDNIIDLVKKYILALWNEGYILGFISKERERAILSPKPPGTFLLRFSESSKEGGITFTWVEKDISGKTQIQSVEPYTKQQLNSMSFAEIIMGYKIMDATNILVSPLVYLFPEIPKEDAFGKYCRPEAAPEAELGDPCSTIQPYLKTKFICVTPCPSVFMDFPDSELLGNGIFPGTNSGNTSDLFPMSPRTLDSLMHNEAEANPGPLDSLTLDMELSSDVASPM, from the exons ATGGCCCAGTGGAACCAGTTGCAGCAGCTGGAGACCAGGTACCTGGAGCAGCTGTACCACCTGTACAGCGACAGCTTCCCCATGGAGCTCCGGCAGTTCCTCGCCCCCTGGATCGAAAGCCAGGACTG GGCGTACGCAGCGAACAAGGAGTCCCACGCCACGCTGGTGTTCCACAACCTGCTGGGGGAGATTGACCAGCAGTACAGCCGCTTCCTGCAGGAGAACAACGTGCTCTACCAGCATAACCTGCGGCGCATTAAGCAGCACCTGCAGTCCAAGTACCTGGAGAAACCCATGGAGATCGCCCGCATCGTAGCCCGCTGCCTCTGGGAAGAGCAGAGGCTGCTGCAGACCGCCACCACCGCCGCACAGGACGGAACGGCGTCTCACCCGTCTGGCACTGTGGTGACGGAGAAACAACAGATCCTGGAGCACAACCTGCAGGACATCAGGAAGAGGGTGCAG GATATGGAACAAAAGATGAAGATGCTTGAGAATCTCCAGGATGATTTTGACTTCAACTACAAGACCCTTAAAAGTCAGGGTG ATAACCCACCCAACTCCTCTCCTATTTGCTCAGAGTTGTCCCAGGACATGAATGGGAACAGCCAGGCGGCAGCCACCCGGCAGAAGATGTCTCAGCTGGAACAGATGCTGAGTGCTCTGGACCAGCTCAGGAGG CAAATCGTGACTGAGATGGCAGGGCTGCTGTCAGCCATGGACTTTGTACAGAAGAACCTGACAGATGACGAGCTGGCTGACTGGAAGAGGAGGCAGCAGATTGCCTGCATCGGAGGACCACCCAACATTTGCCTGGACCGCTTGGAGACATG GATTACTTCCCTGGCTGAGTCTCAGCTGCAGATCCGCCAGCAGATCAAGAAGCTGGAGGAGCTCCAGCAGAAGGTGTCCTATAAGGGAGACCCCATCATCCAGCACCGGCCCGCTCTGGAGGAGAAGATAGTGGACTTGTTCAGGAACCTCATGAAGAG TGCGTTCGTGGTGGAAAGGCAGCCTTGTATGCCCATGCATCCAGACAGACCACTGGTCATCAAGACAGGTGTGCAGTTCACCAACAAAGTCAG ATTACTGGTGAAGTTTCCAGAATTGAATTACCAACTGAAGATCAAAGTTATTATTGACAA GGAATCTGGGGACGTGGCTGCCATTCGAGG GTCCCGAAAGTTCAACATCCTAGGTACCAACACCAAGGTGATGAACATGGAGGAGTCCAACAATGGCAGTCTGTCAGCAGAGTTCAAACACCTG ACCCTGAGGGAACAGAGGTGTGGCAATGGTGGCAGGACCAACAGTGAT GCCTCCCTGATCGTTACAGAGGAGCTCCACCTCATCACCTTTGAGACAGAGGTCTACCACCAGGGCTTGAAGATCGACCTGGAG ACCCATTCTCTACCAGTGGTGGTCATCTCCAACATCTGCCAGATGCCCAACGCCTGGGCCTCCATCCTGTGGTACAACATGCTGACcaaccaccccaag AATGTGAACTTCTTCACCAAGCCTCCGGTGGGGACGTGGGATCAGGTAGCGGAGGTGCTGAGCTGGCAGTTCTCCTCCACCACTAAGAGAGGCCTGACCATCGAGCAGCTCACCACCCTGGCTGAGAAACTACTAG GCCCGTGTGTGAACTACTCTGGATGCCAGATCACCTGGGCCAAGTTCTGCAAA GAGAACATGGTGGGTAAAGGCTTCTCTTTCTGGGTATGGCTGGACAACATCATTGACCTGGTCAAGAAGTACATCCTGGCTTTGTGGAATGAAGG GTATATTCTGGGTTTCATcagtaaggagagggagagggccaTCCTGAGCCCTAAGCCTCCTGGTACCTTCCTGCTGCGCTTCAGTGAGAGTAGTAAGGAGGGAGGCATCACCTTCACCTGGGTGGAGAAGGACATCAGTG ggaAGACTCAGATCCAGTCGGTGGAGCCTTACACCAAGCAGCAGCTCAACAGCATGTCCTTTGCGGAGATCATTATGGGATACAAGATCATGGACGCCACCAACATCCTGGTGTCTCCGCTGGTCTACCTTTTCCCAGAGATCCCCAAGGAGGACGCCTTCGGGAAGTACTGCCGACCAGAAGCTGCTCCAGAGGCGGAGCTCGGCGACCCGTGTAGTA CCATTCAACCATACTTAAAGACAAAGTTCATCTGTGTAACCCC GTGCCCTTCCGTGTTCATGGACTTTCCGGACAGCGAGCTGCTTGGGAACGGGATATTCCCTGG CACCAACTCTGGTAACACCAGTGACCTGTTTCCCATGTCCCCTCGCACCCTGGACTCTCTGATGCACAACGAGGCTGAGGCCAACCCTGGCCCGCTGG ACTCCCTCACTCTGGACATGGAGTTGAGCTCTGACGTGGCGTCACCCATGTGA
- the LOC109898422 gene encoding signal transducer and activator of transcription 3 isoform X5 produces MAQWNQLQQLETRYLEQLYHLYSDSFPMELRQFLAPWIESQDWAYAANKESHATLVFHNLLGEIDQQYSRFLQENNVLYQHNLRRIKQHLQSKYLEKPMEIARIVARCLWEEQRLLQTATTAAQDGTASHPSGTVVTEKQQILEHNLQDIRKRVQDMEQKMKMLENLQDDFDFNYKTLKSQGDNPPNSSPICSELSQDMNGNSQAAATRQKMSQLEQMLSALDQLRRQIVTEMAGLLSAMDFVQKNLTDDELADWKRRQQIACIGGPPNICLDRLETWITSLAESQLQIRQQIKKLEELQQKVSYKGDPIIQHRPALEEKIVDLFRNLMKSAFVVERQPCMPMHPDRPLVIKTGVQFTNKVRLLVKFPELNYQLKIKVIIDKESGDVAAIRGSRKFNILGTNTKVMNMEESNNGSLSAEFKHLTLREQRCGNGGRTNSDASLIVTEELHLITFETEVYHQGLKIDLETHSLPVVVISNICQMPNAWASILWYNMLTNHPKNVNFFTKPPVGTWDQVAEVLSWQFSSTTKRGLTIEQLTTLAEKLLGPCVNYSGCQITWAKFCKENMVGKGFSFWVWLDNIIDLVKKYILALWNEGYILGFISKERERAILSPKPPGTFLLRFSESSKEGGITFTWVEKDISGKTQIQSVEPYTKQQLNSMSFAEIIMGYKIMDATNILVSPLVYLFPEIPKEDAFGKYCRPEAAPEAELGDPCSTIQPYLKTKFICVTPTNSGNTSDLFPMSPRTLDSLMHNEAEANPGPLALLLSVFPDSLTLDMELSSDVASPM; encoded by the exons ATGGCCCAGTGGAACCAGTTGCAGCAGCTGGAGACCAGGTACCTGGAGCAGCTGTACCACCTGTACAGCGACAGCTTCCCCATGGAGCTCCGGCAGTTCCTCGCCCCCTGGATCGAAAGCCAGGACTG GGCGTACGCAGCGAACAAGGAGTCCCACGCCACGCTGGTGTTCCACAACCTGCTGGGGGAGATTGACCAGCAGTACAGCCGCTTCCTGCAGGAGAACAACGTGCTCTACCAGCATAACCTGCGGCGCATTAAGCAGCACCTGCAGTCCAAGTACCTGGAGAAACCCATGGAGATCGCCCGCATCGTAGCCCGCTGCCTCTGGGAAGAGCAGAGGCTGCTGCAGACCGCCACCACCGCCGCACAGGACGGAACGGCGTCTCACCCGTCTGGCACTGTGGTGACGGAGAAACAACAGATCCTGGAGCACAACCTGCAGGACATCAGGAAGAGGGTGCAG GATATGGAACAAAAGATGAAGATGCTTGAGAATCTCCAGGATGATTTTGACTTCAACTACAAGACCCTTAAAAGTCAGGGTG ATAACCCACCCAACTCCTCTCCTATTTGCTCAGAGTTGTCCCAGGACATGAATGGGAACAGCCAGGCGGCAGCCACCCGGCAGAAGATGTCTCAGCTGGAACAGATGCTGAGTGCTCTGGACCAGCTCAGGAGG CAAATCGTGACTGAGATGGCAGGGCTGCTGTCAGCCATGGACTTTGTACAGAAGAACCTGACAGATGACGAGCTGGCTGACTGGAAGAGGAGGCAGCAGATTGCCTGCATCGGAGGACCACCCAACATTTGCCTGGACCGCTTGGAGACATG GATTACTTCCCTGGCTGAGTCTCAGCTGCAGATCCGCCAGCAGATCAAGAAGCTGGAGGAGCTCCAGCAGAAGGTGTCCTATAAGGGAGACCCCATCATCCAGCACCGGCCCGCTCTGGAGGAGAAGATAGTGGACTTGTTCAGGAACCTCATGAAGAG TGCGTTCGTGGTGGAAAGGCAGCCTTGTATGCCCATGCATCCAGACAGACCACTGGTCATCAAGACAGGTGTGCAGTTCACCAACAAAGTCAG ATTACTGGTGAAGTTTCCAGAATTGAATTACCAACTGAAGATCAAAGTTATTATTGACAA GGAATCTGGGGACGTGGCTGCCATTCGAGG GTCCCGAAAGTTCAACATCCTAGGTACCAACACCAAGGTGATGAACATGGAGGAGTCCAACAATGGCAGTCTGTCAGCAGAGTTCAAACACCTG ACCCTGAGGGAACAGAGGTGTGGCAATGGTGGCAGGACCAACAGTGAT GCCTCCCTGATCGTTACAGAGGAGCTCCACCTCATCACCTTTGAGACAGAGGTCTACCACCAGGGCTTGAAGATCGACCTGGAG ACCCATTCTCTACCAGTGGTGGTCATCTCCAACATCTGCCAGATGCCCAACGCCTGGGCCTCCATCCTGTGGTACAACATGCTGACcaaccaccccaag AATGTGAACTTCTTCACCAAGCCTCCGGTGGGGACGTGGGATCAGGTAGCGGAGGTGCTGAGCTGGCAGTTCTCCTCCACCACTAAGAGAGGCCTGACCATCGAGCAGCTCACCACCCTGGCTGAGAAACTACTAG GCCCGTGTGTGAACTACTCTGGATGCCAGATCACCTGGGCCAAGTTCTGCAAA GAGAACATGGTGGGTAAAGGCTTCTCTTTCTGGGTATGGCTGGACAACATCATTGACCTGGTCAAGAAGTACATCCTGGCTTTGTGGAATGAAGG GTATATTCTGGGTTTCATcagtaaggagagggagagggccaTCCTGAGCCCTAAGCCTCCTGGTACCTTCCTGCTGCGCTTCAGTGAGAGTAGTAAGGAGGGAGGCATCACCTTCACCTGGGTGGAGAAGGACATCAGTG ggaAGACTCAGATCCAGTCGGTGGAGCCTTACACCAAGCAGCAGCTCAACAGCATGTCCTTTGCGGAGATCATTATGGGATACAAGATCATGGACGCCACCAACATCCTGGTGTCTCCGCTGGTCTACCTTTTCCCAGAGATCCCCAAGGAGGACGCCTTCGGGAAGTACTGCCGACCAGAAGCTGCTCCAGAGGCGGAGCTCGGCGACCCGTGTAGTA CCATTCAACCATACTTAAAGACAAAGTTCATCTGTGTAACCCC CACCAACTCTGGTAACACCAGTGACCTGTTTCCCATGTCCCCTCGCACCCTGGACTCTCTGATGCACAACGAGGCTGAGGCCAACCCTGGCCCGCTGG CCCTCTTGCTTTCTGTCTTCCCAGACTCCCTCACTCTGGACATGGAGTTGAGCTCTGACGTGGCGTCACCCATGTGA
- the LOC109898422 gene encoding signal transducer and activator of transcription 3 isoform X4 has translation MAQWNQLQQLETRYLEQLYHLYSDSFPMELRQFLAPWIESQDWAYAANKESHATLVFHNLLGEIDQQYSRFLQENNVLYQHNLRRIKQHLQSKYLEKPMEIARIVARCLWEEQRLLQTATTAAQDGTASHPSGTVVTEKQQILEHNLQDIRKRVQDMEQKMKMLENLQDDFDFNYKTLKSQGELSQDMNGNSQAAATRQKMSQLEQMLSALDQLRRQIVTEMAGLLSAMDFVQKNLTDDELADWKRRQQIACIGGPPNICLDRLETWITSLAESQLQIRQQIKKLEELQQKVSYKGDPIIQHRPALEEKIVDLFRNLMKSAFVVERQPCMPMHPDRPLVIKTGVQFTNKVRLLVKFPELNYQLKIKVIIDKESGDVAAIRGSRKFNILGTNTKVMNMEESNNGSLSAEFKHLTLREQRCGNGGRTNSDASLIVTEELHLITFETEVYHQGLKIDLETHSLPVVVISNICQMPNAWASILWYNMLTNHPKNVNFFTKPPVGTWDQVAEVLSWQFSSTTKRGLTIEQLTTLAEKLLGPCVNYSGCQITWAKFCKENMVGKGFSFWVWLDNIIDLVKKYILALWNEGYILGFISKERERAILSPKPPGTFLLRFSESSKEGGITFTWVEKDISGKTQIQSVEPYTKQQLNSMSFAEIIMGYKIMDATNILVSPLVYLFPEIPKEDAFGKYCRPEAAPEAELGDPCSTIQPYLKTKFICVTPCPSVFMDFPDSELLGNGIFPGTNSGNTSDLFPMSPRTLDSLMHNEAEANPGPLDSLTLDMELSSDVASPM, from the exons ATGGCCCAGTGGAACCAGTTGCAGCAGCTGGAGACCAGGTACCTGGAGCAGCTGTACCACCTGTACAGCGACAGCTTCCCCATGGAGCTCCGGCAGTTCCTCGCCCCCTGGATCGAAAGCCAGGACTG GGCGTACGCAGCGAACAAGGAGTCCCACGCCACGCTGGTGTTCCACAACCTGCTGGGGGAGATTGACCAGCAGTACAGCCGCTTCCTGCAGGAGAACAACGTGCTCTACCAGCATAACCTGCGGCGCATTAAGCAGCACCTGCAGTCCAAGTACCTGGAGAAACCCATGGAGATCGCCCGCATCGTAGCCCGCTGCCTCTGGGAAGAGCAGAGGCTGCTGCAGACCGCCACCACCGCCGCACAGGACGGAACGGCGTCTCACCCGTCTGGCACTGTGGTGACGGAGAAACAACAGATCCTGGAGCACAACCTGCAGGACATCAGGAAGAGGGTGCAG GATATGGAACAAAAGATGAAGATGCTTGAGAATCTCCAGGATGATTTTGACTTCAACTACAAGACCCTTAAAAGTCAGGGTG AGTTGTCCCAGGACATGAATGGGAACAGCCAGGCGGCAGCCACCCGGCAGAAGATGTCTCAGCTGGAACAGATGCTGAGTGCTCTGGACCAGCTCAGGAGG CAAATCGTGACTGAGATGGCAGGGCTGCTGTCAGCCATGGACTTTGTACAGAAGAACCTGACAGATGACGAGCTGGCTGACTGGAAGAGGAGGCAGCAGATTGCCTGCATCGGAGGACCACCCAACATTTGCCTGGACCGCTTGGAGACATG GATTACTTCCCTGGCTGAGTCTCAGCTGCAGATCCGCCAGCAGATCAAGAAGCTGGAGGAGCTCCAGCAGAAGGTGTCCTATAAGGGAGACCCCATCATCCAGCACCGGCCCGCTCTGGAGGAGAAGATAGTGGACTTGTTCAGGAACCTCATGAAGAG TGCGTTCGTGGTGGAAAGGCAGCCTTGTATGCCCATGCATCCAGACAGACCACTGGTCATCAAGACAGGTGTGCAGTTCACCAACAAAGTCAG ATTACTGGTGAAGTTTCCAGAATTGAATTACCAACTGAAGATCAAAGTTATTATTGACAA GGAATCTGGGGACGTGGCTGCCATTCGAGG GTCCCGAAAGTTCAACATCCTAGGTACCAACACCAAGGTGATGAACATGGAGGAGTCCAACAATGGCAGTCTGTCAGCAGAGTTCAAACACCTG ACCCTGAGGGAACAGAGGTGTGGCAATGGTGGCAGGACCAACAGTGAT GCCTCCCTGATCGTTACAGAGGAGCTCCACCTCATCACCTTTGAGACAGAGGTCTACCACCAGGGCTTGAAGATCGACCTGGAG ACCCATTCTCTACCAGTGGTGGTCATCTCCAACATCTGCCAGATGCCCAACGCCTGGGCCTCCATCCTGTGGTACAACATGCTGACcaaccaccccaag AATGTGAACTTCTTCACCAAGCCTCCGGTGGGGACGTGGGATCAGGTAGCGGAGGTGCTGAGCTGGCAGTTCTCCTCCACCACTAAGAGAGGCCTGACCATCGAGCAGCTCACCACCCTGGCTGAGAAACTACTAG GCCCGTGTGTGAACTACTCTGGATGCCAGATCACCTGGGCCAAGTTCTGCAAA GAGAACATGGTGGGTAAAGGCTTCTCTTTCTGGGTATGGCTGGACAACATCATTGACCTGGTCAAGAAGTACATCCTGGCTTTGTGGAATGAAGG GTATATTCTGGGTTTCATcagtaaggagagggagagggccaTCCTGAGCCCTAAGCCTCCTGGTACCTTCCTGCTGCGCTTCAGTGAGAGTAGTAAGGAGGGAGGCATCACCTTCACCTGGGTGGAGAAGGACATCAGTG ggaAGACTCAGATCCAGTCGGTGGAGCCTTACACCAAGCAGCAGCTCAACAGCATGTCCTTTGCGGAGATCATTATGGGATACAAGATCATGGACGCCACCAACATCCTGGTGTCTCCGCTGGTCTACCTTTTCCCAGAGATCCCCAAGGAGGACGCCTTCGGGAAGTACTGCCGACCAGAAGCTGCTCCAGAGGCGGAGCTCGGCGACCCGTGTAGTA CCATTCAACCATACTTAAAGACAAAGTTCATCTGTGTAACCCC GTGCCCTTCCGTGTTCATGGACTTTCCGGACAGCGAGCTGCTTGGGAACGGGATATTCCCTGG CACCAACTCTGGTAACACCAGTGACCTGTTTCCCATGTCCCCTCGCACCCTGGACTCTCTGATGCACAACGAGGCTGAGGCCAACCCTGGCCCGCTGG ACTCCCTCACTCTGGACATGGAGTTGAGCTCTGACGTGGCGTCACCCATGTGA